Proteins co-encoded in one Cucurbita pepo subsp. pepo cultivar mu-cu-16 chromosome LG15, ASM280686v2, whole genome shotgun sequence genomic window:
- the LOC111776297 gene encoding plant intracellular Ras-group-related LRR protein 5-like encodes MDATFKQNPLPSPVIDTVNEITRIFRSLPARPSIEEVEAAVAILNTVQNDEDFKLGEISKQEVPQNVPEELFSILQQMRKMMVLFESHEQRREAVRLIEIDKMLKTFDELILRASDLVSGDSQGQRALNLSDPVEKIAKETVISDQNLEKNRGDEEFESNGNKDLVKNSSFIPPLSSSGEGETEKLSLMKVADLIENIAKSGLTVLNLKGKLMDNMEFLPISIGKLSVLVELDLSENKIMALPPELSSLRLLTKFVIHSNQLINLPGTFGELVNLTVVDLHANRLKSLPASFGNLKNLISLDLSSNLFTHLPEIVGSLTSLKMLNVETNELEDLPYTIGSCSSLVELRLDFNEIKSLPEAIGKLESLEILTLHYNRIRGLPTTIGNLPKLRELDISFNELKTIPENLCFAVSLQKLNVGKNFADLTALPRSIGNLEMLEELDISADQIRFLPESFRFLSKLRVLQADETPLEEPPREVIELGAQAVVKFMADAVEKGDLKSEATEEKGFWLWFCSLCCSKTSDAPNHRLSTELQL; translated from the exons ATGGATGCGACCTTCAAGCAAAACCCACTTCCATCTCCCGTCATAGACACTGTCAACGAAATCACTAGAATTTTCCGATCACTTCCGGCCAGACCCTCCATAGAAGAGGTCGAAGCAGCCGTGGCGATTCTCAATACTGTTCAGAACGACGAGGATTTCAAATTGGGGGAAATTTCAAAGCAGGAAGTCCCTCAAAATGTCCCTGAAGAGCTCTTCTCCATTTTGCAGCAGATGAGGAAGATGATGGTGTTGTTCGAGAGCCATGAACAGCGGCGAGAGGCCGTTCGTTTGATTGAGATCGATAAGATGCTGAAAACCTTCGATGAACTTATTCTGAGAGCTTCTGATTTGGTTTCTGGCGATTCTCAGGGCCAGAGGGCTCTGAATTTGAGTGATCCAGTTGAGAAAATTGCAAAGGAGACAGTAATCAGTGATCAAAATTTGGAGAAGAATAGGGGAGATGAAGAATTTGAAAGCAATGGAAATAAGGATTTGGTTAAGAATTCTTCATTCATTcctccattatcttcttcaG gtgaaggagaaacTGAAAAACTGAGTTTAATGAAAGTTGCTGATCTTATTGAAAACATTGCTAAAAGTGGGTTAACTGTTCTGAATCTGAAGGGAAAGTTGATGGATAATATGGAATTTCTTCCAATTTCCATTGGGAAGTTATCTGTTCTTGTTGAATTAGACCTAtcagaaaacaaaatcatggCACTTCCACCAGAACTAAGTAGCCTTAGATTGTTAACAAAGTTTGTCATTCACTCCAACCAATTAATAAACCTTCCTGGCACGTTCGGGGAGCTTGTAAACCTCACCGTCGTCGACCTGCACGCAAACCGGCTAAAATCACTGCCAGCTTCTTTTGGGAACCTGAAAAACCTTATTTCTCTCGACTTGAGTTCGAACCTTTTCACCCATTTACCAGAAATCGTTGGATCATTGACTAGTTTAAAGATGTTAAACGTAGAAACCAATGAGCTCGAGGACTTACCTTACACAATTGGATCATGTTCGTCACTTGTCGAGCTACGACTTGACTTTAACGAGATAAAATCTCTTCCCGAGGCAATCGGAAAGCTCGAATCGTTAGAGATTCTCACCCTGCATTACAATAGAATCAGAGGACTTCCCACAACAATAGGAAATCTCCCCAAGTTAAGGGAACTAGACATTAGCTTCAACGAACTGAAAACGATCCCTGAAAATCTGTGTTTCGCTGTTAGCCTCCAAAAGCTGAACGTCGGCAAGAACTTTGCCGACCTGACAGCGTTACCGAGATCGATCGGGAACCTGGAGATGCTCGAGGAGCTTGACATAAGTGCAGACCAGATACGATTCCTGCCGGAGTCTTTCAGGTTCTTATCGAAATTGAGAGTTCTCCAAGCGGATGAAACGCCATTAGAAGAACCACCAAGAGAAGTTATTGAATTGGGTGCTCAG GCTGTTGTGAAGTTCATGGCTGATGCAGTGGAAAAAGGGGACTTAAAATCTGAGGCAACAGAGGAGAAGGGGTTTTGGTTATGGTTTTGTTCATTATGTTGCTCCAAAACAAGTGATGCGCCTAATCACAGGTTATCTACTGAATTACAGCTTTGA
- the LOC111811156 gene encoding protein LOL1-like, whose product MPPVPLAPYPTPPAPYSQPANATQSQLVCSGCRNLLLYPVGATSVCCAVCNAVTAVPPPGTEMAQLVCGGCHTLLMYIRGATSVQCSCCHTVNLALEANQVAHVSCGNCRMLLMYQYGARSVKCAVCNFVTSIGMTTSAIDQKA is encoded by the exons ATGCCACCGGTTCCTCTTGCACCATATCCAACACCTCCTGCACCTTATTCACAGCCTGCTAATG CCACACAGAGCCAGCTTGTGTGCTCaggatgtagaaacctttTACTTTATCCTGTTGGGGCAACCTCTGTTTGCTGTGCAGTTTGTAATGCAGTCACTGCCGTTCCACCTCCTG GCACAGAAATGGCACAATTGGTGTGTGGAGGCTGCCATACTCTTCTCATGTACATCCGCGGCGCCACGAGCGTTCAATGCTCTTGTTGCCACACTGTCAACTTAGCTTTGGAAG CAAATCAGGTGGCACACGTTAGCTGCGGGAACTGCAGGATGCTACTGATGTATCAGTATGGAGCACGCTCAGTGAAATGTGCAGTATGCAATTTTGTGACATCAATTGGT ATGACAACAAGTGCGATCGATCAAAAAGCTTAA